TTAGATTATACTTACTGGTTTACCCAAGTATTAGCGAAGAAGAATTACGCCCACTAAGGGAGTATGGGGATGCGGCTTGGGTTAAGGTGAATAAGCTTGGGGACTTCCTACTACTTGCAGCAGACCTCAGTAGGGGTGTTTATGCAAGTAGAAGGTCAGTAGCAGCCGGTGAGGGATCCTACTGCTACATAATTCAAGACACTGATATGATTTCCAGGTTTCTCACAATATTTAGCTCTACATGGAAAGAATCGGAGAATGCACTTTACGTAGACCCAGATAAGGGTAAGTACCCGCGTAGGTTCTTGAATATTTACTTCGCATTACTAAACCTTAAGGTGCTGTTGACGCATGGCTATAACCCAGTTGTATCAGTTAAGGGTATACTCTTAAAGAGAAATGAACCAATAGAGGTAAAGGGGATTGTTTCATCAGTCAACATGCTTAATAGAGTCTCTAACATGGTGCTAAGGAGCGATAATAACCAGTACACAATTGGAGGATACGATGCAGAGTTAGAGGACATTGAGGCTCACGAAGTAGTAATAGAAAGCTTAAATCCCATTAATGCTTAGGAGCCAAGCACCACCTTCAATTTCATGACCACATGGATTAGAATTAAATATTGTGAATTTTATACTATAAAAGCGTAGTACTATTGGAGAAAAGTTTAAAAACTAAGATTACGTTTAAAATGCATGGGGAAACTCAACATACATAAACACATATGGTTAATACTAGGTCTAGGTGCAATAGTAATTATATCAGTGTTAAGCGTAGTTAATGCTCAATCGTCATACCCAACATATTCCCTTTACTATGCGGCACCATGGTACTATGTTGTTGTCCCCCCATGGCCTGCACCATGGTATAACCCATTCTCATCATTAAGCCTTTGGCCAATATGGTGGGCC
The sequence above is a segment of the Caldivirga sp. genome. Coding sequences within it:
- a CDS encoding TrmB family transcriptional regulator sugar-binding domain-containing protein; the encoded protein is MDRDYLLKALTMMGLTNREAEVFLVIAEKGEASVRDILELVDVHQPQLYNILSSLIRRGFIKVSSSRPKKYSAYSLSTIIDTYISSFLSIKEAVKRIELPIRSSSQIYVAYGMDGLNNGLVEVTSNAQVEVYGEIPNWMLRKNLRLFVDALRRGVRLYLLVYPSISEEELRPLREYGDAAWVKVNKLGDFLLLAADLSRGVYASRRSVAAGEGSYCYIIQDTDMISRFLTIFSSTWKESENALYVDPDKGKYPRRFLNIYFALLNLKVLLTHGYNPVVSVKGILLKRNEPIEVKGIVSSVNMLNRVSNMVLRSDNNQYTIGGYDAELEDIEAHEVVIESLNPINA